A section of the Dehalobacter sp. DCM genome encodes:
- a CDS encoding LysR family transcriptional regulator has product MIKIRADHLEILMELAKTESMSLASKVLHISPQGISSSIARLENELGFKLLNRTKKGVCLTEAGQKYLELSSHYLNDLSALKLQTLDNPAAKSFELEGSLAIYSTTPFNIDILPKVTTFLCKMYPNIKLSLREGHTGQVIEAVVTGASEVGLIMLEKESKTNFLGTENHVKFYKLFSNPIYALVSKDSPLASRKSVSIKELLNYPLVIYMDSKNNIVLNHIMANKHIYGEPKVIMDSDNIPTRNKVISEGFAVGFSNRYTLRKSMDENPEEIIAIPISDKLNFYCGYIVNSQSALSAAAKVFINILKANC; this is encoded by the coding sequence GTGATTAAAATTCGTGCGGATCATTTGGAAATTCTAATGGAACTGGCTAAAACAGAATCGATGTCTCTGGCCAGTAAAGTATTACACATCTCACCCCAGGGAATAAGCAGTTCGATTGCCCGCTTAGAAAACGAGCTTGGTTTTAAGCTGTTGAATCGCACGAAAAAGGGTGTCTGCCTTACCGAGGCTGGTCAAAAATATTTGGAGTTAAGCAGCCATTATCTTAACGATCTTTCAGCACTCAAACTGCAAACACTGGATAACCCGGCTGCGAAATCCTTCGAATTGGAAGGTTCTTTAGCAATTTATAGTACTACACCATTTAATATCGATATATTACCAAAGGTAACTACTTTTTTATGCAAGATGTACCCCAATATCAAATTAAGTTTACGCGAAGGTCATACCGGACAAGTAATCGAAGCTGTGGTGACTGGCGCTTCAGAAGTTGGCTTAATTATGTTAGAAAAAGAAAGCAAAACTAACTTTTTAGGCACCGAAAATCACGTTAAATTTTATAAATTATTTTCAAATCCCATTTATGCACTAGTATCCAAAGACTCTCCTTTAGCTTCCAGAAAATCTGTTTCTATAAAGGAATTGCTCAATTATCCTCTCGTCATTTATATGGATTCTAAGAATAATATCGTTCTCAATCACATTATGGCTAATAAACATATATATGGTGAACCAAAGGTTATTATGGATTCTGATAATATTCCAACCCGAAATAAAGTTATCTCTGAAGGGTTCGCTGTCGGTTTTTCCAATAGATATACTTTAAGGAAGAGCATGGACGAAAACCCCGAAGAAATTATCGCCATTCCAATTAGTGATAAGCTCAATTTTTATTGCGGTTATATTGTAAATAGTCAAAGTGCCTTGTCTGCTGCTGCTAAAGTGTTTATAAATATTCTTAAAGCAAACTGTTAA
- a CDS encoding sigma-54 interaction domain-containing protein, with amino-acid sequence MITPNMQQTTFWNIDHSPMTKERWECTIRCKKALLEEDFDAVMASEYPSAEIKKVWIESYKMGLRPSDKTPDPANDNLIMKNIMPFAEIVLPTVTDLGEFNNMPIFINIHDRQNTYFFRKTESGIQTYSVQELLFSDEPKEILKSGLTSHLLCKRSLRPSIVFGPEHYLESDLNMNSASTPIFDANGSLAAVLTLAYEEKEQFWGKAVEEKVSNIFTQALLLAYRIQTSILPPPGKHFLVPSKEHTSQLVADPPILVVDPIGIIIGVNSSGQRFFTTVPKDGQSNNIKTYLPRNSKVITSIQKQLQSTITESIFLSTETCRYSIQISPFTVDGHPCSILHFFDVQELNQVSIKSNEPPPADSFHNLIGESDAFRNAIDQAICFANSNGNILLTGESGTGKELFAKAIHNYQGKEGPFVAINCAAIPRELISSELFGYTAGSFTGSDKKGRKGKIEMADGGTLFLDEIGDMPYELQSVLLRVLQDKQITRIGDHVSHKVEFNLITATNQDLKDLMEKGHFRPDLFYRISMFPINIPPLRDRKGDIRLLVSYFMDDYCRLNAIKPFSISNKALQILEEYDWPGNVRQLENVVLYMLTIAKSRNHLTLLPEHMPDIIIQAIRQSNPQSVISSNEGMDTFGTIHNIEKTMLVKLLKEHNHDISKVSKELGISRSTVYRKMKRYSLT; translated from the coding sequence ATGATTACGCCGAATATGCAACAAACTACCTTTTGGAATATTGACCATAGTCCAATGACCAAGGAACGGTGGGAATGTACTATTCGCTGTAAAAAAGCTTTGCTTGAAGAAGACTTTGATGCTGTTATGGCTTCAGAATACCCATCTGCAGAGATCAAAAAGGTCTGGATTGAATCGTATAAGATGGGTTTGCGTCCTTCAGATAAAACCCCTGATCCTGCGAATGATAATCTCATTATGAAAAATATTATGCCTTTTGCCGAGATTGTATTGCCTACCGTGACTGACCTTGGAGAATTTAATAATATGCCGATCTTTATTAATATCCACGACCGGCAAAATACTTACTTTTTTCGCAAGACTGAAAGTGGTATTCAAACCTATTCGGTTCAAGAGCTCCTTTTTAGCGATGAACCAAAAGAGATACTTAAAAGCGGTTTAACTTCTCATTTACTTTGTAAAAGATCATTACGTCCTTCAATCGTTTTTGGACCGGAACATTATTTAGAAAGTGATCTGAATATGAACAGTGCCTCTACGCCAATTTTTGATGCTAACGGTTCACTCGCTGCGGTTCTCACTTTGGCATATGAGGAAAAAGAGCAGTTTTGGGGAAAAGCTGTTGAAGAAAAAGTATCCAACATATTTACGCAAGCGCTCCTGTTGGCGTACAGAATCCAGACCAGCATCCTGCCGCCCCCCGGCAAGCACTTCCTCGTCCCTTCGAAGGAACACACTTCACAGCTTGTAGCTGATCCACCAATCCTTGTCGTCGACCCGATCGGGATTATTATCGGTGTTAATTCATCTGGGCAACGGTTTTTTACAACAGTGCCTAAAGATGGACAATCTAACAATATTAAAACTTACCTCCCGAGAAATTCAAAAGTAATAACATCCATTCAAAAGCAGCTCCAATCGACTATAACCGAATCCATATTTTTATCAACAGAAACATGCCGTTATTCTATTCAGATTAGTCCGTTTACGGTTGACGGTCATCCCTGTTCTATTCTTCATTTTTTTGACGTTCAAGAATTGAACCAAGTTAGTATTAAAAGTAACGAGCCGCCACCTGCCGACAGCTTTCACAATCTGATCGGGGAAAGCGATGCCTTCCGTAATGCAATCGATCAAGCGATTTGTTTTGCTAACTCCAATGGGAATATTCTTTTAACTGGAGAAAGTGGTACCGGTAAAGAATTATTCGCCAAAGCAATTCACAATTATCAGGGTAAAGAGGGTCCGTTTGTCGCGATAAACTGTGCGGCAATACCTCGAGAGCTCATCAGCAGTGAGTTATTCGGGTATACCGCCGGTTCGTTTACCGGAAGCGACAAAAAAGGCCGTAAGGGGAAAATCGAAATGGCTGACGGTGGTACCTTATTTTTGGATGAAATCGGCGATATGCCCTATGAGCTTCAATCCGTCTTATTACGCGTACTTCAAGATAAACAGATAACACGCATTGGTGATCACGTCTCCCACAAAGTCGAATTTAATTTAATCACAGCGACTAACCAGGATCTAAAAGACTTGATGGAAAAAGGCCATTTTCGTCCTGACCTCTTTTATCGCATATCCATGTTCCCTATTAATATTCCACCCCTGCGTGATCGCAAAGGCGATATTCGTTTATTAGTTTCGTACTTCATGGATGATTATTGCCGCCTAAACGCGATAAAACCGTTTTCTATTTCAAACAAAGCACTCCAAATCCTAGAAGAATATGATTGGCCCGGTAATGTCCGTCAACTCGAGAATGTTGTCCTCTACATGTTAACCATAGCTAAAAGCCGCAACCACCTAACTCTATTACCGGAACATATGCCGGATATTATCATTCAAGCCATACGCCAATCCAATCCACAGTCGGTGATTTCTAGCAACGAAGGCATGGATACCTTTGGAACAATTCACAATATCGAAAAAACAATGTTAGTAAAACTACTTAAAGAACATAATCATGACATCTCGAAAGTATCAAAAGAATTAGGAATAAGTCGATCAACAGTGTATCGTAAGATGAAAAGATATTCTCTAACCTAG